The Lysobacter enzymogenes DNA segment GTGGCGCTGAGCGCGATCGCGGTCAACGGCCATCGCGACGGGCCGATGTTCGCCAGCGCCCGGGTCGATGCGCTCGGCTTCGATCCGGTCGGCCATTCGCCCGGCCTGCAAGGCCTGGCCGGCACGTTCCAGGCCGATGCCGACGGATTCGCGTTCGATCTCGATCCCAACGCGCCGATGCGTTTCGACTGGCCGTCGGGGTTCGGCGTGCCGCACACGGTCAAGCTGGTCGGCAGCGTAGGCGGCTGGCGCGAGGGCGCCGGCTGGCGCGTCGGCACCACCGCGCTGCGCATCGACGGCGGCGATTTCGGCCTGCGCGCGCGCGGCGGGATGTGGTGGCAGGGCGACGGTTCGCGGCCGTGGATCGACATCGCCGCCGACCTCGACCCGACCCGGCTGCCGGTGGCGAAGGGCTTCTGGGTGCGCAGCCAGATGTCGCAGCGGCTGTTGAACTGGCTCGACACCGCGCTGGTCGCGGGCACGTTGACCGATGCGCATGCGGTGGTCTCGGGCGATCTCGACGACTGGCCGTTCAACCGCAACAACGGCTTGTTTTACGCCGGCGGCAAGCTGCGCGGCGCGACCGTGAAGTTCCAGCCGGACTGGCCGGCGATGGAGGGCCTGGACGCCGACATCGCCTTCGTCGGCGACGGGTTCAGCGTCGAGGGCGGCGGCAAGATCGCCGGGGTCGGCGTGCGCAAGGTGCGGTCGGGGATCGAGCGCTATCACGACGGCATGCTGTACGTGAACGCCGAAACCGACGCCGAGGCCGGCCAGTTGCTGTCGCTGCTGCGGCAGAGCCCGCTGCACAAGGAACACGCCGACACCCTCGACAACCTGCGCGCGAGCGGCCCGGCCGCGGTCGCCTTCGACATGCAGCTGGCGCTGCGCGAGGGCGGGCGCACCACGCTCAAGGGCGGCGTCGATCTGGCCGACGCCAAGCTCGCCGATCCGCGCTGGAAGGTCGCCTTCGAACAAGTGCGCGGCCATGCCGATTTCAGCCGCGCCGGATTCGCCGCGGAGAACCTGGCGGTGCTGCACGACGGCGCCCCCGGCAAGCTGTCGCTGCGCGCCGGCGAGGACTACGTGCGCGACAAGGGCAATGCGTTCGAGGCCGGGCTGGACGCGATGTCCGCGGCCGACGACCTGATCGCGCGCGGGCCCGACGATCTGGCCTGGCTCAAGGAGTACCTGGACGGGCGCTCGCTGTGGACGGTGGGCATCGCGATTCCGAGGGCGCCGGCGGTGAAGGCGGCCGGCGCATCGGTGCAGGCGCCGACCTTGCTGCACTTGCAGTCCAACTTGGTCGGCACCTCGATCGGCATGCCGCCGCCGTTGAACAAGGCCGCGGCGACGCCGCTGCAGGCCACCATCGAGACGCCGTTGCCGCTCGGCAGCGGCGATGTGCGGGTCGCGCTCGGCAACACCCTGGCGCTGCGTTCGCGCAACAGCAACGGCAAGACCGGGGTGCGGGTGGTGCTCGGCGCCAACCGCGTCGACGACCTGCCGCCGCCGAGCGGGCTGCTGGTGACCGGCCGCACTGACACGCTGGAAGCGATCGACTGGATCGCGCTGGCGCATGGCGACGGTTCCGACGACAGCCTGCCGCTGCAGCGCATCGACGTGAACGTGCAGCGCCTGCAACTGCTCGGCGGGGTGTTCCCCAATACCCGGCTGGTGGTGGCGCCGGCGGCGCGCGGCGCGACCGCGGTGCGCGCCGAGGGCGCGGCGCTGGACGGCGCGGTGATGATCCCGGCGGGCGGGGGCGGCGGCATCGCCGGCAAGTTCGCGCGGGTGCATTGGACGGCGGCGGATGCGGGCGGCGGCGCGACTGCGGGCACTGGTGCCGGCAACGGCGCCGGCAACAGCGCGCACGCGCCGGCGAGCGCCGCCGCCGCGGCCAAGCCCGCCGACGCCTCGATGGACCCGGCCAAGATCCCCGCATTGACCATCGACATCGCCGACCTGCGCTTCGGCAGCGCCGCGCTCGGTACCGCCAGCGTGCGCACCCGGCCGACCCCGGCGGGCATGCGCATCGACCAGATCAGCACCCGCGGCGGCAAGCAGTCGATCGACCTCAGCGGCGACTGGACCGGCCGCGGCGCGGCCGCGCGCACCCACCTGAGCGCGACCGTGGACAGCGGCGACGTCGGCGCGCTGATGAACGGCTTCGGCTTCGGCGGCCAGATCGGCGGCGGCAAGGGCAAGGCCCGGCTCGACGCCGGCTGGCCGGGCGCGCCAGCGGCGATGGCGCTGGGCTCGCTGGAAGGCAGCCTCAGCCTGGACGTGCGCGACGGCCGCCTGATCGAGATCGAACCCGGCGCCGGCCGCATGCTCGGCCTGCTCAGCGTGGCCCAGTTGCCGCGCCGGCTGACCCTGGATTTCCGCGACCTGTTCTCCAAGGGCTTCGCCTTCGACCGGGTCGGCGGCACGGTGCGCTTCGGCAACGGCAGCGCGCGCAGCGACGACCTCAGCATCGACGGCCCGGCCGCGAGCATCGCCATCCGCGGCGCCGCCGACCTGCGCGCGCAGAGCTACGACCAGACCATCGAAGTGCGGCCGAAGGCGGCCAATGTGCTGACCGCGGTCGGCGCGCTCGCCGCCGGTCCGGTCGGCGCGGCGATCGGTGCGGCCGCCAACGCGGTGCTGCAGAAACCGCTGGGCAGCCTGACCTCGCGCACCTACCGTGTGACCGGCCCGTGGAAGGAGCCCAAGGTCGAAGTGCTGAGCCGCGAGCAGACCCGCGCCGCCGCCCGGCCGGCGCCGCCGGCGGGCTAGGGCTTACCTCGGGGCCTTCGGACCCCGAGTGCCGAAAAGGCTCGCGGCCGTCGTGGGAGGGCCTTCAGGCCCGATGCTCTCGTGCCAGACCGAGGCGGCCCGACCGGAAAGCGTCGGGGCTGAAGCCCCTCCCACAAGCCCTGAGGCTGAAGCCTCTCCCACAAGCCCTGGGGCTGAAGCCTCTCCCTTAAGCCCCGGGGCTCAAGTCCCTTCACAGAGCCCAGAGTCGAGGCGCTATTCCTGTGGGGGCCTTCAGGGTTCCTGTGGGAGGGCCTTCAGGCCCGACGCTCTCGTGCCAGATTGCCGCGACCCACCGAAAGGCGCCAGCCCCAAGCCCCGCCCACGGTTGATCCGGCGCCCGGCGCCACTATCTAGTGTCTTGTCCCAGTCCCGCCCCGCGCGCCGCCACAGCGGCGCCGCGGGCGCCTAAGATGCCCTTTCTCCTCATCCCGGTTCCCACATGACCCTGCCGATCCAGCTCGCCGAATCCCGCCTCCTCCTGCCCGCCGGGCTCGATGCCAGCGGCCTGGAGCGCAGCTTCGGCACCTTGCTCGGGCCGGGCATCGATTTCGGCGATCTGTATTTCCAGCATTCGCGCCGCGAGAGCTGGACGGTCGAGGACGGCATCGTCAAGGACGGCGCGCATTCGATCGAGCAGGGCGTCGGCGTGCGCGCGATCAGCGGCGAGAAGACCGGCTTCGCCTATTCCGACGAGATCAACGGCGAGGCCTTGCTCGGCGCGGCCAAGTCGGCGCGCGCGATCGCCCGCGACGGCGGCGCGCAGGCGCCGCGCGCGCTGGTGCGCGGCGGCGGCCGTTCGCTGTACCGCAGCGAGGATCCGATCGATTCGGTCTCCAACGAGGCCAAGGTCGAGGCGCTGCGCCAGCTCGACCAACTGCTGCGCGCCGCCGATCCGCGCGTGCGCCAGGTCGTGGTCAGCCTCAATGGCGTGCTCGACACCGTGCTGGTGGCGCGCAGCGACGGCGTGCTCGCCGCCGACGTGCGCCCGCTGGTGCGCTTGAACGTGCAGGTCCTGGTCGAACAGAACGGCCGCCGCGAGAGCGGCTACGCCGGCGGCGGCGGCCGCTACAGCTACGCCGAACTGCTCGCCAGCGACCGGCCGCAGCGGTGGGCGCGCGAAGCGCTGCGCCAGGCGCTGGTGAACCTCGACGCGGTCGACGCGCCGGCCGGGGTGATGCCGGTGGTGCTCGGCTCGGGCTGGCCCGGCGTGCTGCTGCACGAAGCGGTCGGCCACGGCCTGGAAGGCGACTTCAACCGCAAGGGCACCTCGACCTACGCCGGCCGCATGGGCCAGCGCGTCGCCGCCAAGGGCGTGACCATCGTCGACGACGGCACCCTGGAAGGCCGCCGCGGCTCGCTCAACGTCGACGACGAAGGCACTCCGACCAACTGCACCACGCTGATCGAAGACGGCGTGCTGGTCGGCTACATGCAGGACACCCTCAACGCCCGGCTGATGGGCATGGAACCGACCGGCAACGGCCGTCGCGAATCCTTCGCCCATCTGCCGATGCCGCGCATGACCAACACCTACATGCTGGCCGGCGCGCACGACCCGGAAGAGATGATCCGCTCGGTCAAGAAGGGCCTGTACGCGGTCAATTTCGGCGGCGGCCAGGTCGACATCACCAGCGGCAAGTACGTGTTCTCGGCGACCGAGGCCTACCTGATCGAGGACGGCAGGATCACCGCGCCGGTGAAGGGCGCGACCTTGATCGGCAACGGCCCGGAGACGATGCAGAAGGTCAGCATGATCGGC contains these protein-coding regions:
- a CDS encoding YhdP family protein, which translates into the protein MPTPLRRRLRIARRAVFYGATVVLVLVASLLAVASQLLPLAERHPDKVAAWLSQRAGRPVAFDRVETQWTRRGPLLRLDRLRIGEGAQAFNIGDAEMLVSLYAGVLPGQAFSELRLSGLDLTLERADDGRWKVRGLPGQEREEQGDPLSALEGLGELQVIGAKLAVVAPSLGVDARVPKIDLRLRVNGDRVRAGARAWPSVGVAGAPSTPLDVVLDFDRKRGDGRAYAGAVRADLSGWSPLLKVAGIRIESGQGRAEAWADLREHRIAGVMVSAALDRVGLRAERTAPADAPATAASTSVPAAIAAAAAPVAAAVNGPPGPSAASGTNRVGAEAPPTKPAATPVGGPSGPTPSGQVAASAAARAGADAPRSATDGASGTPPPPARVEFEHVEALAHYRLTDNGWRLDASRLRIGSGANVQTLDGLAVAGGERYALRADRIDAGPLIAVAALSDALPERLRRWFETAKPRVALSAIAVNGHRDGPMFASARVDALGFDPVGHSPGLQGLAGTFQADADGFAFDLDPNAPMRFDWPSGFGVPHTVKLVGSVGGWREGAGWRVGTTALRIDGGDFGLRARGGMWWQGDGSRPWIDIAADLDPTRLPVAKGFWVRSQMSQRLLNWLDTALVAGTLTDAHAVVSGDLDDWPFNRNNGLFYAGGKLRGATVKFQPDWPAMEGLDADIAFVGDGFSVEGGGKIAGVGVRKVRSGIERYHDGMLYVNAETDAEAGQLLSLLRQSPLHKEHADTLDNLRASGPAAVAFDMQLALREGGRTTLKGGVDLADAKLADPRWKVAFEQVRGHADFSRAGFAAENLAVLHDGAPGKLSLRAGEDYVRDKGNAFEAGLDAMSAADDLIARGPDDLAWLKEYLDGRSLWTVGIAIPRAPAVKAAGASVQAPTLLHLQSNLVGTSIGMPPPLNKAAATPLQATIETPLPLGSGDVRVALGNTLALRSRNSNGKTGVRVVLGANRVDDLPPPSGLLVTGRTDTLEAIDWIALAHGDGSDDSLPLQRIDVNVQRLQLLGGVFPNTRLVVAPAARGATAVRAEGAALDGAVMIPAGGGGGIAGKFARVHWTAADAGGGATAGTGAGNGAGNSAHAPASAAAAAKPADASMDPAKIPALTIDIADLRFGSAALGTASVRTRPTPAGMRIDQISTRGGKQSIDLSGDWTGRGAAARTHLSATVDSGDVGALMNGFGFGGQIGGGKGKARLDAGWPGAPAAMALGSLEGSLSLDVRDGRLIEIEPGAGRMLGLLSVAQLPRRLTLDFRDLFSKGFAFDRVGGTVRFGNGSARSDDLSIDGPAASIAIRGAADLRAQSYDQTIEVRPKAANVLTAVGALAAGPVGAAIGAAANAVLQKPLGSLTSRTYRVTGPWKEPKVEVLSREQTRAAARPAPPAG
- a CDS encoding DUF6053 domain-containing protein; amino-acid sequence: MGGPSGPTLSCQIAATHRKAPAPSPAHG
- the tldD gene encoding metalloprotease TldD; protein product: MTLPIQLAESRLLLPAGLDASGLERSFGTLLGPGIDFGDLYFQHSRRESWTVEDGIVKDGAHSIEQGVGVRAISGEKTGFAYSDEINGEALLGAAKSARAIARDGGAQAPRALVRGGGRSLYRSEDPIDSVSNEAKVEALRQLDQLLRAADPRVRQVVVSLNGVLDTVLVARSDGVLAADVRPLVRLNVQVLVEQNGRRESGYAGGGGRYSYAELLASDRPQRWAREALRQALVNLDAVDAPAGVMPVVLGSGWPGVLLHEAVGHGLEGDFNRKGTSTYAGRMGQRVAAKGVTIVDDGTLEGRRGSLNVDDEGTPTNCTTLIEDGVLVGYMQDTLNARLMGMEPTGNGRRESFAHLPMPRMTNTYMLAGAHDPEEMIRSVKKGLYAVNFGGGQVDITSGKYVFSATEAYLIEDGRITAPVKGATLIGNGPETMQKVSMIGHDLALDEGVGVCGKDGQSVAVGVGQPSLLIDGLTVGGTSA